One genomic window of Candidatus Pseudobacter hemicellulosilyticus includes the following:
- a CDS encoding BatD family protein, translating into MSIIQRSNIIVLFFLLLSAFMPDQRSEEIDINANSILRRGETAEGKLRGNLFLGGEASKKSCYVGEPLMVVFKAYTRVNSASQVVRRPSLAGFSVLEMVDDYEDKQTIERVNGQLYYTDLIRKVHLFPLQEGVFTLDEAEVESVVHFVRTDGDYPAPYDYKLTLHSAPLTITVKPLPENGQPEHFAGAVGRFGVEVFAPVKPIRAGELVKIQVVIRGSGNFSLLTPPEVAWPAGVDTADPVVRELVNKYQFPLQGTKTFEYSFAAPDTGLYTIPAIHLPYFDPETAQYHIASSQPLTIRVTPGITREELDSRKKGINEDQAGGSMPRHYYFFGTLVALIVCWVLYQLLQLQRTRRLQLQAQQLPATVAGDEPALPAVHELLLPAVRALEQEDHFRFYQALEQAFWEFAAIYLEIPPSSLNKQQLQHRLAAKGAAPEQVAGFIAVLQECEWAAYAPAGERREAGALLKEAETILLQLKFPAV; encoded by the coding sequence GTGTCTATAATACAACGTAGCAATATAATAGTACTGTTCTTCCTGCTGCTGTCCGCCTTTATGCCGGACCAGCGCAGCGAAGAGATTGACATAAACGCCAACTCCATACTACGGCGTGGAGAAACGGCGGAGGGGAAGTTGCGTGGTAATCTTTTCCTGGGTGGTGAAGCCAGCAAGAAGAGCTGTTATGTGGGCGAACCGCTGATGGTGGTATTCAAGGCCTATACCCGGGTCAACAGTGCTTCCCAGGTGGTGAGAAGGCCATCCCTGGCGGGTTTCAGCGTACTGGAAATGGTGGATGATTATGAGGACAAGCAAACCATAGAGCGGGTGAACGGGCAGCTTTATTATACTGATCTTATCCGTAAGGTCCATCTCTTCCCCTTGCAGGAAGGCGTATTCACCCTGGATGAAGCAGAAGTGGAAAGCGTGGTGCATTTTGTACGGACAGATGGGGACTATCCTGCTCCTTACGACTACAAGTTAACGTTACATTCTGCGCCCCTGACCATTACTGTGAAGCCCTTGCCTGAAAACGGTCAGCCGGAACATTTTGCAGGGGCTGTGGGCCGTTTCGGTGTTGAGGTATTTGCACCGGTTAAGCCTATCCGTGCCGGTGAGCTGGTAAAGATCCAGGTGGTGATCAGGGGCAGCGGTAATTTTTCCCTGCTGACGCCTCCTGAAGTGGCCTGGCCGGCAGGGGTGGATACGGCTGATCCCGTGGTGCGGGAGCTGGTCAATAAATACCAGTTCCCCTTGCAGGGTACCAAGACATTTGAATATTCTTTTGCAGCGCCGGATACCGGACTGTATACCATTCCGGCCATACACTTACCTTATTTTGACCCGGAGACCGCCCAATACCATATTGCCAGCAGCCAGCCACTGACCATCAGGGTAACGCCAGGAATTACCAGAGAAGAGCTGGACAGCAGGAAAAAAGGGATCAATGAGGACCAGGCCGGCGGTAGTATGCCCCGTCACTATTATTTTTTCGGGACCCTGGTAGCCCTGATCGTCTGCTGGGTGCTCTACCAGCTGCTCCAGCTGCAAAGGACCAGGCGGCTGCAACTGCAGGCGCAACAGCTGCCAGCCACTGTTGCCGGAGATGAGCCTGCCCTGCCCGCTGTGCATGAGCTTTTGCTGCCTGCTGTCAGGGCGCTGGAACAGGAAGACCATTTCCGGTTTTACCAGGCGCTGGAACAGGCCTTCTGGGAATTTGCCGCCATTTACCTGGAAATACCACCTTCTTCCCTGAATAAGCAGCAGCTTCAGCACCGGCTGGCTGCAAAGGGCGCTGCCCCCGAACAGGTGGCGGGTTTTATTGCTGTATTACAGGAATGCGAATGGGCAGCCTATGCACCGGCCGGTGAGCGAAGAGAGGCGGGTGCGCTGCTGAAAGAGGCGGAGACCATATTGCTGCAACTGAAATTTCCGGCGGTCTGA